AGCAAATACATTCTTTGTACCCACTTCCCCAGATATTTCGCTATTGCTACCTTTCTCATCAGACTCGGCCTTCTTGATAGTTTGCAATTGAGAAAATCCACCTTCAACGATGGCTAGAAGGTCAAAAACTATTCTCTGATTAAGATAAATAGGTATTGCTAAACGTCTTCCTTCCAATTTAACTCCTCCTTATACTACACCGAAAGGCACAAAGGCACTATATCAGATATCGTTCAGCCATTCACGAAGCGTCATATTACATATATCAATTCCATGTTTCGGGAATGGCGTGTTAAATGAAGTTGGTCGCCCCCATATCCAGGGGGTGACAGGATGTCGACCCCGTAAATTCCCCAAAAAGTTCTCATCTTACATTTTATGATTGTGCCATTTCCAATAACTTCTTTGTTGTATTTGCATTTCGAATTGTAATACTTTGATATGCTTTTGTTCCGACTATCTTTGACCACCGGGTTCTAGAAAATGTTTTTAATGGAGCTGACCAAAATATAATCTCTTTATAAGCATAAAGTTGTTCATACTCCGGCTTCATTTTTCCTGCATCCGCAATAATTTCTTCCGCTGTGGCAGGTTGGATTACAAATATGGCATTATGTTTCGAGTTTTGATCATATCCCCACCAATCAGGTACATTCTCTAATGCCTCTTTCAATGTATTAACATCAATCAATGCTATGCCAATAGGAAAGTCAAATTTCTTCTTCAGAATATCATTGCAATAACTTGATAGATCTATGATACTTTGTTCTTCACTGTCAAAGATGACATTACCACTATTAATATAGGTCCGCGTATTTAGAAAACCTGCATTCTCGAAACAGTTTTTCAAATCATGCATAGAAACTTTGTTTTTTCCGCCAACATTTATTCCTCGGAGCAGTGCAATATATTTCATAAAAAAAGACTCCTCTATAATCTTTTGCAACAATATTAAGCTTGTTCTATTAACCCGCGCCAGGACGGCCCGGCCTTGCGACCAATTTCATTCAACGTCCCGGCAGTTCCCGAAGCGTCATACTACATTCATATATTCTAAGTTTTGGGAACTGCCTGTTAGGCGATGGACCATGCCCCTCGAAGCCAAGCCGCCACGGATGGCGGCCATGCAAAAATATTTCGCTAACCTTAATATAACCGAATCTGCCCTTTGTAAAGCCAATCAGGAACAGAGTATCCTTGAACTTTTGGATGGTTAGCAAGAATTAATCTAATTGTCCTAACGGCTGTATAAGACTCTTCAATAAGTTCATTTTGCATAATATGGTAGCGTTTATCAAAATTATCTTTTTCTACAGCATGAGCTGGTTTCTGTCTCTCTTTCCTTACTTTTCTTAGAGTTGAGAAAAGTTGTTTAGTTGGTTCAGGGTCTCTTGGTCTAAAATTATTAGTAATCCATTCCTCAAGCAAAGAAATAGTTCCCCGCTGCCGGGTTTCAATTTTTCCATCTTTTCTTTTTATCTCTTCTGTCAAGAGTATGTCATTCTTGAAAAAATCCTTGTTAATATTATCTGACATCATTTTGTCAAGAACATGTACAAAATTATTATAGTTATTTAATGTAGGCCTAAGAAAAACGCCAAAATCTTTGGGTCGATTTCTTTTAAAATCTTCCTTAAACAAACTTGGCTTACCAATTAATTCACACATTTTATTAATCACATATAATTCTTCAATAAATGCGATAAATATCGATACATTATCAGCCCAATGTCCAAGGGTATTTTTTAGATAGTCTATATTTTGGTAACAATCCTCTTTTGTCTCGAATAATTTCCAGTATTTTTGTTGATCTGGTGTTAAATCATTA
This genomic stretch from Dehalobacter restrictus DSM 9455 harbors:
- a CDS encoding DUF1697 domain-containing protein yields the protein MKYIALLRGINVGGKNKVSMHDLKNCFENAGFLNTRTYINSGNVIFDSEEQSIIDLSSYCNDILKKKFDFPIGIALIDVNTLKEALENVPDWWGYDQNSKHNAIFVIQPATAEEIIADAGKMKPEYEQLYAYKEIIFWSAPLKTFSRTRWSKIVGTKAYQSITIRNANTTKKLLEMAQS